In the genome of Gemmobacter fulvus, the window AAGCCGCCCGCGAGTGGGCGGAGACCCAAAAACTGCGCAAGGATCCACGCATTACGCGGGCCGGACAGATATTCCGCAAAACCAGCTTGGACGAATTGCCGCAATTATGGAACGTCCTGCGGGGCGAGATGAGTTTGATAGGCCCGCGCCCCGTGACCCTGGAAGAAATCGAGCGATATGGGGATGCACGCAAAGACTATATTTCCGTGCGCCCGGGCATCACAGGGCTATGGCAAATTGCATCCTCGCGTTATGAGATGACCTACGACGAGAGGGTCGCTGTGGATGCGTCCTATGCAAAATCGGTCAGCTTTATTGGCGACATGCGGATTTTTTGGGGCACTGTAATCTGGGCAATGAAGCCTAACGGAATTTAATGGCGGTATTACGGTTTTTTTTGACATATACCAACTCACGGTAAAGCTGTGCAAGCCGTGATGCCGTTACCTCGATACTGTAATTGCTGACCACGACATCACGCGCGTGTTGTGCCGAATAACTTGGCAGGCCTTGCAATGTGGCGATCAGCGCCGACACCAGACCACTGTCGTCATCGACATCAACCAGACACCCCAATCCTTGCGACAAAAGTTCGGGCGCAGCGCCCACTTTGGTGGCTACGCAGGGCAAGCCTGTTGCCAGTGCCTCCAGCATTGCATTTGACAGGCCTTCCGCTTCAGACGGCAGAACAAACACATCCGCAGCGGCATACCAGTCGCACAGGTCAGCTTGTGCCCCGGCGAGGATAATACCTTCGGTCCGGGCAGCGGCCAGAGCGTGGGCAAGACTGCCCGTCCCGGCAACCACAAGCGTCGCCGCAGGGATCACAGACCGCACATGAGGCCAAAGGGCGACAAGGCGATCAATCCGTTTTTCCCGTTCAAGCCGTCCGGCGAACATGGCAATCGGGCCATCGGGAAGACCCAACCCTGCGCGGATGTGTATTTTCCTGTCCGGCTCAACGGGATGAAAACGCGCCAAATCAACGCCATTTGGGATAAAACGGCGTCTTTCGGACGGAACACCATGGTCGGCAAGTTCCGCATCAATTTCGCCGCTGATCACCGAAAAGGCATCGACCCGCTGCAACAGGCGCGACAGACGAAGGCGGCCGATCCGACTGCCCTCAAGGACCGCGATGTCGCCCAGACTGCCGCCGCGCAAAACCTTGGCTGCAACCGCCGTTCCACACATCACTTTATAGGCAATGGCCGTGGTGGTGGGTGATAGCAGTTCATGGGCGTGTACCACGTCTGGCCCAAAGCGGCGCAGCAGGCGCAGCGCTTGCGCGGTGTAACTGAGCGACGCAATCACCCGTGGACCATGAACATCAATACGATGAACCGGAATACCGTTGACCAGACTATAGGGCGGGCTGTCGTCGTGTCGGCGCGTGATGACGGTGGCATCAATGCCCAGATCGGGCAAACGCTGCAATACGGCAGAGAGTTGCTTTTCAGCGCCCCCTGTGAAGGGAATGTAGCGCTGTGTCAGCATGGCCACGCGAATGCGGTCCGGAACGGATTTCGCGCTCATGCCTGCGCCCCGGCGCCATGTTGCCGCAGCCAGGATTCCAGAATGAGAAGGCGCCAGAACTGGTCGCCGTAGTCACGCCTGCCTTCAATATGCTCTGTCAACAAGGCCTCAACGCCGTCAACCCGCCATAGCCTGGATATATTGGTCGACGGAGCCAAAAGCCGTTCACGTACAAACGCCGCGCCAGCGGGGGTGCGGATCCAATCGCCGACGGGCACACCAAAGCCACGCTTGCCACCTTTTGCAACCTCTGCTGGCAAGCGCCGTCTTGCCAACTGGCGCAACATCCGCTTGCCCTGACCCGCACGCAACAACAGGCGGGCGGGCAGTTTTGCCGCGAACTCTGCTACTCTATAGTCTAGAAAAG includes:
- a CDS encoding glycosyltransferase family 4 protein; translated protein: MSAKSVPDRIRVAMLTQRYIPFTGGAEKQLSAVLQRLPDLGIDATVITRRHDDSPPYSLVNGIPVHRIDVHGPRVIASLSYTAQALRLLRRFGPDVVHAHELLSPTTTAIAYKVMCGTAVAAKVLRGGSLGDIAVLEGSRIGRLRLSRLLQRVDAFSVISGEIDAELADHGVPSERRRFIPNGVDLARFHPVEPDRKIHIRAGLGLPDGPIAMFAGRLEREKRIDRLVALWPHVRSVIPAATLVVAGTGSLAHALAAARTEGIILAGAQADLCDWYAAADVFVLPSEAEGLSNAMLEALATGLPCVATKVGAAPELLSQGLGCLVDVDDDSGLVSALIATLQGLPSYSAQHARDVVVSNYSIEVTASRLAQLYRELVYVKKNRNTAIKFR